The Candidatus Nanopelagicales bacterium genomic sequence CTCAGACCGAATTGCGTCTTCGACTTTCTTGAGACGGCGTTCGAGGCGATCCCGATCTGCCTTGGGAAGGTCTCCGGCTTTATCCCAGCGATCCTGAATCGAACGCAAGGTTTGCTTGGAACCCTTGAGGTTTTCCGCAATGTTGATGGATTCAGCTTCTACGACAAGCGCTTCCTTAGCGGGCACGTTTACCTTGAGTTCTTCTTCGGCAGCACTTTCAACTGCAACCCGATTGGTATAGAACGCATCCTGAGCCGCCTTGAATCGTTTCCAGAGCTTGTCTTCATCGCGCTTTGACGTACGCGGAGCGTTCTTCCAGTCCTGCATCAAATCGCGCAGTTTCTTGGATGTATTCACCCAATCAGTTGAGGTTGCCAATGCTTCAGCGGATGCAATCAATTCACGCTTCTTTGATGTTGCATCTTTGCGTTGTGATTCAACCTCATTGAAATGTGCACGGCGACGTTTATCGAACGCTGCACGAGCAGCACTGATGCGCTTCCATATTTCTTGTTCGGAAGTGCGATCCATACGTGGCAACGATTTCCACTCTTCGATCATGGTTGCGAATCGTTCGCTCGTTGTCTTCCAATTTGTGCTATCTGCCAATGATTCAGCTTCAACGGCAAGAGCATCGCGCTGGGCATTAGCTGCCGCCTTCTGGGCCGCCTTTGCTGCTTGTTGCGCAACCTTGGCCTGCTCGATTGCACTTTCAAGCGTTGAAATCTTTGTGAGCAGTAGTGCCGTGTCGCCGACATAGGAGCGTGCAGTCACTGCTTCGCGCACATGGGTGAGAGCCAATGTTGCTTGCTCGGCGTTGGTATGACCATCTGACAAACGAGCTGATGTGAGATCAAGTTCCACGACGA encodes the following:
- a CDS encoding DUF349 domain-containing protein, giving the protein MTNPLPGAIPTPAAMRRPTPAAVVAAPAASDPSKFGRVDADGTVVLLAPEGEVVVGQWVAGPPAEGLAFFGRKFDDLVVELDLTSARLSDGHTNAEQATLALTHVREAVTARSYVGDTALLLTKISTLESAIEQAKVAQQAAKAAQKAAANAQRDALAVEAESLADSTNWKTTSERFATMIEEWKSLPRMDRTSEQEIWKRISAARAAFDKRRRAHFNEVESQRKDATSKKRELIASAEALATSTDWVNTSKKLRDLMQDWKNAPRTSKRDEDKLWKRFKAAQDAFYTNRVAVESAAEEELKVNVPAKEALVVEAESINIAENLKGSKQTLRSIQDRWDKAGDLPKADRDRLERRLKKVEDAIRSEEANSWKRSNPESRARAESTANAFADGLAKLEAQLAAAKAAGKSSDVTKLEATIASTKALLDAASAAAKEFKS